The DNA sequence TATGAACCTGGGTTTCTATAAAGAATGGGGGTGCACTCTGGACAGgtgaacacaaagagacactCAAGCATTGACACCTAcggacaatttagagtctcttTTAGCATAATCTGCCTCAGTCTGTAAATCTGGACTCTggtaaaaagagagaaaacgcCCACAGACACAGGGGGGggcatgcaaactccacacagacagacccagattcaaaccaagaaccttcttgctgtgaggtgacagtgCCGCCCGTTACACCACCTTatgataaaattattattttgtatggAATTGGACAAGAAGTCTTTAGTTCAGTTAGCCTTGTATTACAGGATTGCCGTTGAGGACCTGTTGCTCCGGTTGAGCCTCAAATCAAAGATCGATCAATAATCAAATCCGACTTAAGCCCTGAGGAAGTTTGTTCAAACTtgtctataaaaaaaataatccagaCTAACAAAATTCTGCTAAATCCGTAAAGCAGCTTAAAGGTGGATTTGTTAACATTAAAGGATTTCCCCTTATAACATGCTCTTATTTTGATATTAACCCCTCAGACGTTGTGGTAGAGACATAATACTTTTTCATGCCATTGCAAAAGGAGTCAAAGCTACGGCGCCTTAAACACGATATCTTCTACCTGTGAAACCATACCTGAGGAAATCTCAAAgcagatttaatatttaaagttgTGTTAGTTTAACTGTCATAATTTCATTTTTACAAGTTAGTTAAGGGATAAAGGGATTTTTGTAATTACATTTCATCCCCTCACTTAATTGTGAAAATGAAAGGAGTTACACTAACACACCGTAAACGTTGCTCAATCACCCTGAGAGACCTCTGTGGTCCTGATGATGCAGTCACATGTGAAGAAGCCTGAACTGGAACAGGCTCATTAAGGCTGAAGGATGCGCTGCTTTAGATTTCAAGGCAGAATCAATAAACCAATAAGAATTAAACAAAATCCAGATTTACAGTGACTAAAGTGAACTGAGTTATCCTCATATGAAAAGCAGGACcctttatttgatttttgaCCAAGGGAGAAGTTCTCTATACTCTGCTTTCTGCCGCTAATATCAAGTATTCTCTTAAAATAATTCTTCCCTGACCCCTTACACCAAGTTCAGGGAAAacagttctgttgtttttgtgtaatcttgcaaCCAGTTTaaaacaactacacacacacaactggttggaaccattcatttattcacagCCAAATCTATACACATACATAATGAACATGCATGGATTCCCTTTGTTGTCACTCATTCTGTCACAATCTGTACGGGTGAACTGCAGGTAACGTTATGGTCGTACTAGATCGGAGAAAACACAACGGGAtgatttttgtgttgttgaattAAATGCATTGACTGAGAAAATGGACAATATGAGACTGTTGCAAACAACGTGAACCTTCTTGTTGTATCGTTAAGGCTGAATGTGACAGAGCGGCAGCTACAGAGCGTCCACAGCCTGAGAGCGGCCCCATGTGTCATCACTCTCTTTACATTCTTCAAACACCACTTGAACAAGTACAAAGGAAATGCGGAGTTAACAAGAATCTAAACAACTTGTTTTGTTAACAACATGGAATCAAACATTTGGCGCATCACATAGAACAGAGATCATATTCAGTTGGCAGCCACTATATTTAAAGTCTGGGATTGGCAGAGGATTCAAGGCATTTTTTAACTATTACAATAAATGGTTGCCATGTTGAGGAAGAAGAGATtgtgagaataaagtcgtaatattaCGAGATTAAAGTGATAATTGAGAAGACATCAATTAAAACTTTTCGTAATGTTGTGACTTTATTTCGAAATGTCAGAATAGTTTTTTCCTCAACAGGACCCAATACTCCGTTGTACCTTGACAACTGCTCGCTGTATTTGTCCATTTAATGTAGTGTCAAGTAACacttaaaaacaaatccatcaaataaaaatccaatCCATGTTAAATTGTCCGTTAGGAGGCAGCCCTTAGTTCATTTCGGACAAGCAGATGAGAcaagacaaatgtttttttccttgaCATGTACAAGACACCTCATACTGTGACAACCACTCATTTACTGTCAGCAGAATGAAAAGACGCACACTTGGATAATACTAATAAAAATAACGGCTTATTAAACACTTTCTTATCCACACAGATTGTGATACAAAACCTGCAAAGTACCATAAGTTAAATTCTATACATGAAGAGGTCTGTgcacttcaaataaaaaatagaaaaactgagATTTGTGACTGGAGCAGAGCACATTGGtagcaacataaaaaaaacaatactatTTGTTATGTGGCCAATATAAATATCCATAAAAATTCTAcatttgtttctcattttccaCAATGACCTATATTCACAAATTATATAATTGTTTGTCTTCTTACTAATAACAAAAGCATAACTACACTGGTACGTTAAATGAGAAAGGTTTAGCTGCCCGGTGTCCTCAGGACGagcatttcttttaaaaactcactttaaaataaaactacatgTTGGAGCCGCGACATTTTTTACTCCATCAGCAGAAGAATGCTGCTCCGCTCACACAACCTGTTCACCTGAAACCTGGAAATACAACCAACCACCAACTGCTACTGTTTCCTGTCAGTCAGTCGTaacctgtgatgtcacagcactCAGGTTTTATTCAGAGGTTTTAAGGTTCGAatcaaaaagaaagagggaattCTGACCAGTAGATGGCAGCAGTAACCTAAATGCTGGAGAGGGACAGGTTTGTTGACAAGAAGAGCATGGATGGATTCTCCCTTTGGCTCATTCACGTATCCAGCCATGTCCATGAGGCAGCTCATTAACTTTCCATTGGTAAATTACatgacatttaaacaaacagtttgTTCTACATCTGCAGCATAGTGCTAGttcattataaaaacaaaataatcctAGAAAGTCCCCATCATCAAAAATAGCTAATGTTTTAAACACAAGGTAGATAGGCTTGTTGTAATTATTAAAGCCATCAGTCAAATTACAAGAAGCTATCTCTTATCAAAAGCCAAACAAACAATAGTGTAAACACAGATCAACTGTGGCAACAAGAACAAAGACGATACATAAATCCTCTTGATTGCAGCACATGGAACTTCATTTAAATCTGTATCTCTAAGGATTCCCTTTATCTACACATCAGCAGTGTTAAATGCCCTAAACCAATCAAAAAGTcaatctacacacacaaactgtaaacCAAATAACGCAGTAACACAATCCTATGAGAAATGAACAAAGAGGAAATCTTTTCTAACCCTTTTCTTCAGGCAACATAATAAGCAGTTATCAGGAATATGCAAAATTTCCCTTATTCCTACATCTGAAGGGACTCTTGCCATTTTTGACCAAAACCACTTCATGAACTGAGTGcgtatgtgtgttgtatttttaaagTGTCACTCGGGTCCTCGGATGACAAAAAAGTAAAGGTCCATTAATCTAattttctcctgtgtgtgtttacaccagCGCTCTCAGCGGGAAGGACAAGCCCGCTCCTAAAGACAGACCCAGGGCCAGGAAGAAGGTCATCAGGGCTCCTGCAGTCTCTGCGTCCTTCGGCTCCACTAAcctgggggggggagaaagagagcgagagagagagagagattaatgTTACTGATCACACTTAACCAATCAATAAGTGATACATGATCCTTCTCAGAAGACTGCTGAGTCACAGTGAGCATTTAGCCACCTTCAGTTTGATTAGTCACAGTGATGTGATATTGTCATGGCGATCGAGGGGTGATTCCACACCAACACACCTTGTTGGTGCGTTCAAGGACCCTAAGAGACTTGGCTGCTGCCCAGCATGTTAATTAATTATaagatatatacatatttaagcTTATAATTCTAAAAGGTTTTGATAATATCAGGTAAGATTTAGAAAGAAAGCATAGACGAGTGACAAGATACTGAGTCTTGGCCTGAAAATCCACTGTCTACACTAAAAGCCCCAAATGATTGGCTCTTGGCACCAGAGGTTAACAGGGTGGCTTATTGCTAAGCATGAGGTTTTTGTTATCaaggtttgtgtattttcttcattCATAATTTCAGCTTAAATTGTGCTATTCCTTTGTCTACAACTCTTAAACTTATTCTAGTTTGGTGGAGACTTTAAAGCTTTACATGATATTTGAACCAGTAAGTGGTTTTGTTTCTGTGGATGATCAGTGTAAATACGTGGGCTCTTAAAAGAGTTCATCGTGAACCAGTAATATGGTTTAGAACTTTTCATTCCTTCCCACAGCTTCATGACTTGACTGAGTCAAAAGTGATAAGTTACATTATAACTAGTTAACTTTTTTAATGTTGGTGTGTATTTTACATGCaggttcacatttaaaaaaaatcaaaagctAGTTGTAATGTTGGTCATTTCTTTCTATTAAAGAgggtttagtagcttttatcTTAGAGCCAAACACAACAAGTTCAGTCCACACCCCTGAACGTGTACTTGCCCAGAACTGCAGTAACAGGTGGGATGTTGTTTGCATCATGGAATGAGATCTAAACCATTCATTATTTCATGACTTCATTCAGCATCAGTGGGTGTGTACTCACTGTGGTGCGTAGGACATGGAAAGGCAGACGAAGTAGCCACTGGACAGGGAGAAGAGAGCCATGATGATAGTGAAAGCAGCGTCATGGGCGAAGAAGACGGGAAGGAAGGAGCGAGTCTGGACGTTGCAAAGCATCAGCAGAGGGATGAACACCACCCTGGAGACGACCAGCGCCGGGAACAGATGAGACTCTTTACGAGGCTGTAGAGGGGACGACAGGAAAGATGGGTTTATATAAGAGAGTATGAGAAGATGACATCAGGTAGAGTGAGGACATTAAGAGGGTCTGGAATTATATTTCCAAATATCTCCTGCAGAGCACCTCAGTCTAGCTCAAAGTGTCTGCACAAGAAAAAACATTCCTGTATGTCAGAAAGATAATGTTGTGATTTGGTACCCTGCAGGAGGATGGACAGGAACcagacagaaggaaaaaaatcacaaaGGAATCAGAGGTAGTGTGGATGTGGGCAACAGGAGGGATTTCTACGTGTCAGTGTGGGAGCTGAGGACCTTCTGacacaacaacataaaaacaacaaaaacatgatgCCACTTTCTGGCAAAGGGACAACGacaagagagagtgagagatccCGTTAGGCGTCCAGTCAGTTTAATTTGTTGTATTATTGTTCAACTGGAGGACGACTGAGGTCATTTCCAGTCAAGGACAAAGAGGCAGTGCGTCATGTTCTCTCCATCACTCACTAATCACTGCtctcacctgaacgctctgTAAACACAGAACTACATACAATAGAGGTTGACAGCTGTATTTACTATGAGACAATAGAAAGGTATCAGCCATCAGAGACCTGCTGTTTTTAAGCAACTTCGTCTTGCCTTTAATATCTGTGGGAGGAATTAATTCCCaactatgacaaaacaaaaacacatgtcaaAATTatctaaattaaaataataactttactTATATGGCACCTTTAAGAACAGGGTTTATAGTTTACAGTGCTTTGACAAACAAAGCAGAAAGAGGTGCAATCGCAACAAGTCATTCACACTAATAAACTGTTATGACTCAGGACTGTTATGATGTAGTATTTTAGAGGAGCAGAATGTTTAAATCAGTTGAACTTTGTCCTTGCCCAGTATAGGTTTGCATATGTTTGAATAAGTAAAATAGTGAACATGGCAAACATTACACGTGTTGTGCAGCAACATGTTGCATTTCGTCGTCTCTACGATCAGAGTCACAAGCTTGACTGCACAGCTGAGTCTTAACATAACAGTCTGAGTACTTTGATTTTTTCCGGTATTCAATTTCCTGGATTatctattaaattaaattacgtcattaaaaaaattattcaacctttgacttttttaaagttgtttgtGCTGGACATGTGTAGTTTAGCTGGTTAGCATTTGACCAAGCATCAAAATGCAAATAAAGCTAGAAAATGGCAAAGATACGTCGTTTGGACAAACGTATGCTACAAAGAGGAGTCTGATTATTATAAAACTGAAATTAGTCATGTAATTGATTGAATCTCAGCCAAATACATAGACACTCACCCAGCgtatgatggtggtgatggtgcgGCCGAGCCAGTCGTTGACGTTGAACATTAAGAAGCAGCACACTGACAGAAAGAAGCGGTCTGGTGAAAGAACAAAGGAGGATTTTACATAAGGCCACAACTTAAAAGAGTATAGAGATTGTTACTGCACATCGCTCCATTTATGTTAGACATGTTATGTCTTCTCTCATGAACGTTGAGTGTTATTATCCTGTTGATGATGCACTTCCATCCCTCACTTGAGTCCCTCCCTGAGGATTCGGCATTTCATTCTCTTGTTAAACTGGAtttgttgtagtttttcctgGTGCTATTCAAGGGTTAggaacagaggatgttgcacctttaTTGTTATGACTATAGGGCAAATTAAAATTTGTGAATCTGGGCAATACATATTCTTTTGTGTATATAGACGTCCAGTATGTGCATGTTGTTTGCCGCAGGAATCTGCCAGAGTTAAACAAAGGCTCAGTCATACCCCATTTTCCTGGGAATGATGTCCTGACATCTGCAGTGACAGCAgggaagacagacagagtgactgtGAACACAAAAGTCACACAGAACGCCATCACCCAgatctgaaaagaaaagagaaacagctTATACACATGACAGGACTAAATGTGCATTCATGTGCTCCTCAGTAGGTCCAACTTCCCAGAGTGGTGAATTTTGTTCCGACTTTGAACCAACTTTGAAatggaaatgtgaaaaattATGGAAGCTGTTAACAAAACATGTTGTATTCATTTGTTCTGAGCCTTTTAACAGCAACCTGACACCTCTTTCATTGATTTACATAGTAAAGAAGATCAAGTGAGGAGGTCAGCAACTCTGAGATGTTAAAAATTAATACGGCgtttacatacatttatttagtCAGGAATTCATTTCACGGATTATTCCAAcaacatgtgaacacacacatagttaCTTTATGATGCACTACAATATCTGACACACAGAACAATTGATTGTCGTAGTTTTAATGACACTAACCTTTTTGAACACCTCTATGACGGAGGCTTTGGCCTGTGTCTTCTCCACCTGCTCCAGTGACAGGAAGGCCTGCTTATTCTCCTCCGGGCTGGGGTCCACCTTTGTCTCGGCTTGTTCGCTGCTGCTCACAGAGCCATTAGCATGGCCGTTCAGGTTCTTGTTCTCCACTGTGATGTTCTCTGAAGATGAACATGTAAACTTGTCTTTATGCTGTCTCAAAATGAAAGTACAAATCCGTACACACAGGGGAGCATTATCTGCGCGCGGAAAGGCATAGTCACAACTAAGCATTTATGCTCTGTGTGCATGGCTGTGTTTCACGCTTGCAACTCGTCAACACCGACAGACAGATGCTAGCTCAAGTTAAATTTTGTGACGGTGGCTGATGCTCCCTTCCTTTGATTGGTCACTTTGAACCCACCAACATCTCTGATCTCTGATCATGTAAACCCCTTCCCCTTCAATTTTCTGTGGCAATTGCAGGCTCGGTTCATATGTTTGAATATTGTGAGACTAAATAAGCCCATTGTTCTTTTTATCTATACAAAACCTTTACTGTTCAAGGTACGCTTGAGGGAAACATGGAATCTGGTTGGCTGCATTGTGTGAGTCGGAGCAGCTCTTTGGGTTTTTGACTATTCAAAGATtatgctgagtgtgtgtgtgtgtgtgggaccgTGTGTCAGTGTAACAGGCTCTGTCTTTGTCCGAGCGCTGCTGGGACTCTAATTGGATAAACAGAGGGTCAACTCACTTAATAAGATAATGTTCCACTGAATTGATTTGATTCAACTAGACCGAACGGCTGAACTGTGAACTGGAAAAGTAAACACACGCTCGCTCACTGTCAAACAAATGTTTGATCAGCtcaaaaggtccagtgtgtgcgatttaggtgaaagggatcttttggcagaaattgaatataaaattatcccagtgatgttttcactactatgtttcatctaaattgtatgaattgttgtttcttCACCCTgaaatgggccctttatatataaatactttatatgtCCATCTGGAGAGGGTCCTCTATTTGGAGGCAGCCACGTTTTGtacagtcgtccaaactggacaaactacaTAAAccccttttgagtttttatgacaactgaaggttaccacaggttctctctcatgtttggaaggggagggtgaggggaggtattcagctgcaacatgaaacttaaCAAATAGACGTCACAAATATTCTTCACACCTTTAATGCTATTATTATTTAAGAGATCGTACTTCAAAAACTAAGTCAGTAGGTGAAATGAGTGTCGCTTTGAGACAGAATAAATAATTCAGAGAGACAGCTGAGGGAGTTTGCGCAGGGTGAGTTTGGCGATCTCACCTTTCAGTAGCTCGTCTGTGGTGCCTGCCTCATACTTGCTGCTTTTCTTCAGATAATACTGGGCAAACTCCTGCATGGAAACAACAGACAACACAAGTTAGACCTCTGAGctgtaaaatacacaaacaaaacagaatacaTAGACACAAACGGAAATTATCCTGTTGAGACATGTTAACACAGCACAGGTTTAATGGTAATTCCTATAGAAATTAAGATTCACTTAGTCCTGCTATCATTTGGCTTCTGTTTCACTTCCAGGATTCATCACAAAAAATTAAAGCTACTGAGGTTTAAACAGCTATTCTAAAAATGTTAAGTTTTTCAAAAATATCAAACTATCTAAACCAAACTATCTTAAAAAGTTTGGTTATGTATTTACTGATTTAGTTTAATTTTGAACACGgcaatgttaaaaacaaacagttgcTTCAGTGCGACTGTGTTAAGTTGCCGTTAATTATGTTAATAGCTAACAAAGAGTGGGTTCACAATAGTTTAGTGGAGGTTGAAAGGATTTCGGGTAACGTAGTCATGCAGAGCCTGAAGCTGACTGACCAGTCGAGGTAGAAGCAGGTAGCTTAAGAGTGTGACCACTGTTCCCAGGCATGGTGTAAAGAAGTAGCCCAACGCTGCTGACTCAGAGTCTGCATCACCTGAGTCACAAAGATCAAAGACATGAGTTAGCCACCAGCTGTTGAAGGGAGAAGcttataaaaaaagataaaactgCTCATAAGGACCCAACACAAACAGAGTCATCTCAGTGTCTTTGAGCTGAGGGTTGCTGTTGTAATTTGACTAGCTCTACATGCGTTTCTAGGCAACTGGTGGACAAGCACAAAGTGTAATTTTGTGTGGGTGGCTCACTGGCTATGGCGAGCAGCATGGCGATGGCGGCGAAGGTCCCGGCAAGGCCCTGTCCACTCATGAAGACGGTGCTGTACTTCTGAGGCAGCAGACCCACCAGGCCGAACAGACTGCCCTGCAGCACGGCACCGAACGCTGGGAAGAACAAGTGCTGTGTCACTCGACATTTTCCAACTGTGCGCCACTCTCGACTGCTATTTCAGGCTTTCACCCACAATGACTTACAGTTGATGAACCAGA is a window from the Limanda limanda chromosome 22, fLimLim1.1, whole genome shotgun sequence genome containing:
- the LOC133028693 gene encoding equilibrative nucleoside transporter 2, whose product is MKEGTDAPQDRGCLVGICFFILGLGTLLPWNFFMTASLYFQGRLNTTEWSNGTAVIQKDYYFNNWMTLLSQLPLLLFTLLNSVLYHRISEAMRIAGSLVFILLLFILTAVLVKVPMEADRFFSVTMATIWFINSFGAVLQGSLFGLVGLLPQKYSTVFMSGQGLAGTFAAIAMLLAIASDADSESAALGYFFTPCLGTVVTLLSYLLLPRLEFAQYYLKKSSKYEAGTTDELLKENITVENKNLNGHANGSVSSSEQAETKVDPSPEENKQAFLSLEQVEKTQAKASVIEVFKKIWVMAFCVTFVFTVTLSVFPAVTADVRTSFPGKWDRFFLSVCCFLMFNVNDWLGRTITTIIRWPRKESHLFPALVVSRVVFIPLLMLCNVQTRSFLPVFFAHDAAFTIIMALFSLSSGYFVCLSMSYAPQLVEPKDAETAGALMTFFLALGLSLGAGLSFPLRALV